Proteins from one Mugil cephalus isolate CIBA_MC_2020 chromosome 15, CIBA_Mcephalus_1.1, whole genome shotgun sequence genomic window:
- the si:ch211-283g2.1 gene encoding sodium- and chloride-dependent GABA transporter ine, giving the protein MEFGPGRAAVLTQRASMDQQPARPTWSRQIEFTLAGIGCAVGLGNVWRFPYLCYRSGGGAFLVPYLLMLVVLGIPLLHMELTVGQYTRRGPVHALATVCPLLKGVGIASVAISFIMCTYYNIVITWALYYLFNSFQDPLPWEHCNNTWNTPNCTNHATNSSYTSTASQQFFKYRMLEQTSGVEETGVLRWELFLILILAWILIYLCIFKGVKSTGKVVYFTALFPYVILISLLINNAQLPGALEGITFFIVPEWDKLLSVEVWVNAAAQIFNSIGIGFGSLLAMSSYNSFNNNILKDTLTISIINSVTSILAGFVIFSAFGYMSHLQGIPVSDLAVDGPGLVYVVYPQAFANMPVSQLWAVLFFFMLLCLGLDSEFAMVEVMVTSLMDQYYQHMIRIFKRKEFFVLAICGVAFLFGIPCVMQVGIYVFQLLDHYTAIVSIMFLAFFEVVGVCWCYGVKRLSANLEEMTGKTANIFFKACWLVVAPILVTVILIFSIIQFKPARYEDYVFPTWAQGVGWIIALASIIWIPLGAIHTLWVLPGSFMQKLKLSITPYALDEKPKMAYYERGGKNGPSTVAEISSGIQLSGKPPLETEF; this is encoded by the exons ATGGAGTTTGGGCCAGGACGAGCAGCAGTGTTGACACAAAGAGCAAGCATGGATCAACAGCCCGCCAGACCAACATGGAGCAGGCAGATAGAGTTCACTCTGGCTGGCATTGGATGTGCCGTGGGCCTGGGCAACGTCTGGAGATTCCCGTATCTCTGCTACAGGAGTGGAGGAG GTGCCTTTCTGGTGCCATACCTGCTCATGCTGGTGGTGTTGGGGATCCCTCTGCTCCACATGGAGCTGACTGTGGGCCAGTACACAAGGAGAGGGCCTGTCCATGCTCTGGCTACCGTCTGCCCGTTGTTAAAAG GAGTGGGCATAGCATCAGTGGCCATCTCCTTCATCATGTGCACGTACTACAACATTGTCATCACCTGGGCCCTCTACTACCTCTTCAACTCCTTCCAGGACCCTCTCCCATGGGAGCACTGCAACAACACCTGGAACACACCCAACTGCACCAATCATGCTACCAACAGCAGCTACACCTCCACCGCTAGCCAGCAGTTCTTCAA GTACAGGATGCTGGAACAGACTAGTGGAGTAGAGGAAACAGGAGTGCTGCGCTGGGAGcttttcctcatcctcatcctggCCTGGATCCTCATTTACCTTTGCATCTTTAAGGGTGTGAAATCAACAGGCAAG GTGGTGTACTTCACTGCTCTGTTCCCGTATGTTATTCTGATTTCCCTTCTGATCAATAACGCTCAGCTTCCTGGGGCATTAGAAGGGATAACCTTCTTCATCGTGCCGGAATGGGACAAGCTGCTCTCAGTGGAG gtgtGGGTGAATGCTGCAGCTCAAATCTTTAACTCCATTGGGATTGGATTTGGCTCCCTCCTGGCCATGTCAAGCTACAACTccttcaacaacaacatattGAA GGACACGCTGACCATATCCATCATCAACTCCGTCACCAGTATCCTGGCAGGCTTTGTCATTTTCTCTGCATTCGGATACATGTCTCATCTGCAGGGCATTCCTGTCAGCGACCTGGCAGTGGACG GCCCAGGACTGGTTTACGTTGTCTACCCACAAGCCTTTGCCAACATGCCAGTGTCTCAGCTGTGGGCtgtgttgttcttcttcatgctgCTTTGCCTCGGACTGGACAGTGAG tttgcAATGGTTGAAGTGATGGTGACCAGCCTCATGGACCAATACTATCAACATATGATTCGTATTTTCAAGCGGAAGGAATTCTTTGTTCTTGCAATTTGTGGCGTAGCCTTTCTTTTCGGAATTCCCTGCGTCATGCAG GTGGGGATCTATGTCTTCCAGCTGTTGGACCATTACACCGCCATAGTGTCCATCATGTTTCTGGCCTTCTTTGAGGTTGTAGGCGTCTGCTGGTGTTATG GTGTGAAGCGACTTTCAGCCAACCTGGAAGAGATGACTGGAAAGACAGCAAACATCTTCTTCAAAGCGTGCTGGCTAGTGGTTGCTCCCATACTGGTCACT gtcatcttgattttctccatcatcCAGTTCAAACCGGCTCGCTATGAGGACTACGTCTTCCCTACCTGGGCTCAGGGAGTCGGCTGGATTATCGCCTTGGCCTCCATCATCTGGATTCCTTTGGGTGCCATTCACACATTGTGGGTGCTACCTGGCTCCTTCATGCAG AAGCTGAAGCTGTCCATCACGCCATACGCACTGGATGAAAAGCCAAAAATGGCATATTatgagaggggagggaaaaacgGACCATCAACCGTAGCTGAAATCAGCTCCGGCATCCAGCTATCTGGAAAACCTCCACTTGAAACAGAATTCTGA